From Athene noctua chromosome 19, bAthNoc1.hap1.1, whole genome shotgun sequence, one genomic window encodes:
- the NOS2 gene encoding nitric oxide synthase, inducible isoform X3: MFDHICRHIQYATNNGNIRSAITLFPQRTDGKHDFRVWNSQLIRYAGYQMPDGSVLGDPASVEFTQLCIELGWKPKYGRFDVVPLVLQANGQDPEIFEFPPEIVLEVPMEHPKYGWFKELDLKWYALPAVANMLLEVGGLEFPGCPFNGWYMGTEIGVRDFCDVQRYNILKEVGRRMGLETNNPSSLWKDRAVVEINVAVLYSFQKQNVTIMDHHSAAESFMKYMQNEYRVRGGCPADWVWIVPPMSGSITPVFHQEMLNYVLTPFYYYQVDAWKTHVWRDETRRPKKKEIKFSILAKAVLFASSLMRQTRAARPKVTVIYATETGKSETLANSLCSLFSCAFDTKILCMDEYNICDLEKETILLVVTSTFGNGDSPNNGKTLKNSLLTLKLLRKKIRYAVFGLGSSMYPEFCAFAHAIDQKLAQLGASPLTPVGEGDELKGQEEAFRTWAVSTFKTACDIFNIRGKNSIQLPKMYTSDDSWDPKNYRIVHDSQTMDVAKALAKVHAKDIIPMKLKFRQNLQSLKSSRVTILAKLSCETNQEVHYLPGEHIGIFPGNQPDLVRGLIAHVKDAPPADQTIRLETCADGGYWTSDKKIPACTLPEALTYLLDITTPPSQQLLKKLSQLVTAEGDKQRLEVLCQSTEEYNKWKFYNSPNMLEVLEEFPSAEVSTAFLLTQLPLLKPRYYSVSSSCDMTPGEIHLTVAVVNYRTRDGQGPLHHGVCSTWLNTIALDEIVPCFIRSANEFQLPKEPAKPCILIGPGTGIAPFRSFWQQRLYDLEKKGVRGGDMTLLFGCRQPDVDHIYKEETEEMKRKGVLKEVYTAYSRQPGQAKVYVQDILQSKLETEVCNLLHKEEGHVYVCGDVHMAKDVAQTLKGILAKHLSLSEQQAEEYFFQLKSQKRYHEDIFGAAFPHEVKSGVRALQPTSPRTNQPLF; the protein is encoded by the exons ATGTTTGACCATATCTGTCGTCACATTCAGTATGCCACAAACAATGGAAATATAAG ATCAGCCATCACTCTCTTCCCCCAGAGGACGGACGGGAAGCACGATTTCCGTGTTTGGAACAGCCAGCTCATCCGATACGCCGGCTACCAAATGCCAGATGGGTCTGTCTTGGGAGACCCTGCCAGCGTGGAGTTCACACAG TTGTGCATTGAGCTTGGGTGGAAGCCGAAATATGGCCGCTTTGATGTAGTTCCACTCGTTCTCCAAGCGAACGGCCAAGACCCAGAAATATTTGAATTCCCTCCAGAAATTGTCCTCGAAGTGCCAATGGAGCATCCAAA GTACGGATGGTTTAAGGAGTTGGACCTGAAGTGGTATGCGCTGCCTGCCGTGGCCAACATGCTGCTTGAGGTGGGAGGCCTGGAGTTCCCTGGGTGTCCCTTCAACGGCTGGTACATGGGCACGGAGATCGGAGTGCGAGACTTCTGTGACGTGCAGCGATACAATATCCTGAAG GAGGTAGGGAGAAGAATGGGACTGGAGACAAACAACCCTTCATCGTTATGGAAAGATCGAGCTGTTGTAGAGATAAACGTGGCTGTGCTTTACAGCTTTCAA AAACAAAATGTGACTATCATGGATCACCACTCAGCTGCTGAGTCCTTCATGAAATACATGCAGAACGAGTACCGCGTGCGAGGGGGCTGCCCCGCCGACTGGGTGTGGATCGTGCCGCCCATGTCCGGGAGCATAACTCCCGTCTTCCACCAGGAGATGCTGAACTATGTCCTCACTCCCTTCTATTACTACCAG gtggatGCATGGAAAACACATGTCTGGCGTGATGAGACCCGGAggccaaagaaaaaagaaataaagttcaGCATCCTGGCGAA GGCTGTACTCTTTGCATCTTCACTCATGAGACAAACGCGGGCAGCCAGGCCCAAGGTCACTGTAATCTACGCGACAGAGACTGGCAAATCTGAAACGCTCGCCAACAGTCTGTGCAGCTTGTTCAGCTGCGCCTTCGACACTAAG ATTCTGTGCATGGATGAGTACAACATTTGTgacctggaaaaagaaacaatccTTTTAGTGGTTACGAGCACTTTTGGAAATGGAGATTCCCCAAATAACGGAAAG ACCTTGAAGAACTCCTTGCTCACCCTGaaattgctgagaaaaaaaattag ATACgctgtgtttggtttggggtcCAGCATGTATCCAGAGTTCTGTGCCTTTGCTCATGCCATTGACCAGAAACTGGCCCAACTAGGGGCTTCTCCGCTCACTCCAGTAGGTGAAGGAGATGAACTGAAGGGGCAGGAGGAAGCCTTTCGCACGTGGGCAGTCAGCACATTCAAG actGCCTGTGACATTTTTAACATCCGTGGAAAAAACAGTATTCAGCTGCCCAAGATGTATACCTCTGATGACAGCTGGGATCCTAAGAATTACAGGATAGTGCATGACTCTCAAACCATGGACGTGGCTAAAG CCCTTGCAAAAGTTCACGCCAAGGATATAATTCCCATGAAGCTGAAATTCAGACAGAACCTTCAAAGTTTAAAATCCAG TCGTGTTACCATCCTAGCTAAGCTTTCCTGTGAGACTAATCAGGAAGTGCACTACCTGCCCGGAGAACATATCGGGATTTTCCCAGGCAACCAGCCAGATCTAGTCCGTGGCCTCATCGCACACGTCAAGGATGCTCCTCCAGCTGATCAGACTATCAGACTTGAAACCTGCGCCGATG GTGGCTACTGGACAAGTGACAAAAAGATTCCAGCTTGCACGCTCCCTGAGGCTTTGACATACTTGCTTGATATCACTACTCCACCCTCCCAGCAACTGCTAAAAAAACTCTCCCAGCTGGTAACAGCGGAAGGAGACAAACAGAGACTGGAAGTTTTGTGTCAG AGCACGGAAGAGTACAATAAATGGAAGTTTTACAACAGCCCAAACATGCTGGAGGTCCTGGAGGAGTTCCCTTCTGCTGAGGTCTCCACAGCCTTCTTACTGACTCAGCTGCCACTGCTGAAGCCCAGGTACTACTCTGTCAGCTCCTCCTGTGACATGACACCCGGAGAGATTCATCTGACAGTTGCAGTTGTAAActacaggacaagag ACGGACAAGGGCCTTTGCACCACGGAGTCTGCAGCACGTGGCTGAATACAATAGCTCTCGATGAAATAGTTCCGTGTTTTATACGCAG tgcTAATGAATTCCAGCTCCCAAAGGAGCCGGCCAAGCCCTGCATTCTGATCGGCCCAGGAACAGGAATTGCTCCCTTCAGAAGTTTCTGGCAGCAGCGTCTCTATGACCTGGAAAAGAAAG GTGTCAGAGGTGGTGACATGACACTACTGTTCGGCTGCCGGCAGCCAGACGTGGATCACATCTACAAAGAAGAGACTgaggaaatgaagaggaaaggagTTCTGAAAGAAGTCTATACAGCCTACTCCAGGCAACCTGGCCAAGCTAAA GTCTATGTTCAAGACATCCTTCAGAGCAAGTTGGAGACCGAAGTGTGCAACCTCTTGCATAAGGAGGAAGGGCATGTGTATGTCTGTGGGGATGTACACATGGCCAAGGACGTTGCCCAGACTTTGAAGGGGATCCTCGCAAAACACCTGAGCCTcagtgagcagcaggcagaggagtaTTTCTTCCAGCTAAAG AGCCAGAAGCGATACCATGAAGATATCTTCGGGGCTGCATTCCCGCATGAAGTCAAAAGTGGTGTAAGAGCTTTGCAACCCACCAGTCCGAGAACAAATCAACCTCTGTTTTAG